In Actinomycetota bacterium, the following are encoded in one genomic region:
- the cas3 gene encoding CRISPR-associated helicase Cas3': MPRGWNSSARCAVPRQWGATIPDRPSSTDDVLDRTLRRPLCSDPDLYAHTPPLSAPGRWHLWRSHSLEVGRLAGDFGRPFGADALCRLMGITHDAGKLTDDVQQALRRRAGDHRGRLGTPHKVEGAALAGLLMEAGKVAAAKAMALANWGHHGGIPDWGGSDAAEALGFMQDNPTYLDDLVALVDDETSTNLRELASSVEFPGWITSPAQLEMFTRMCHSALVDADFLDTEAHFRMLSTPRQTSGFGIERLRATFEATYEQRYSPPPGGAPTDLGRLRWHYFNEARRVGGSTPAVGGAIFRLPAPTGSGKTMAAAAFALAHAARFGKRRVVVAVPYTSITTQNAQEYRHMFHELGDEVVLEHHSNIVDDEVADDEWRRFAAANWDAEFIVTTTVQLLESLFSNRPSATRKLHRLVNSVVVIDEVQSLPIDLLPAILRMLKELSAHYGVTFLLASATQPAFWSLDEWRNVPMVDLMPVSDVPVVARRVDYDVRSTQQSWDEIAAEVGSQEQALVIVNTTGDAQRLHDTLTAAGTSGRPVRHLSTRMYNAHRAAVLDEVKSLLAEGQPVLLVSTQLIEAGVDIDFPVVYRALAPADSIVQSAGRCNREGRLAQLGRVVVFHPTDGHTPGGRYASATEVTRSMFVDWAERAGVRGERPAKLGDPHWMEEYYLRLYRDRYGAAARTTGVEINGYRDDLAFVRTCERFQLIDDVSVSVVVNDGADSSGRLDSLLDELRSPAHLLSRSDRRLLSSVAASAPAWSVHGQSALVEKLAAGPILWTGGYHPHVGLLLTEEGGVTVW; the protein is encoded by the coding sequence TTGCCACGGGGCTGGAACTCGTCGGCACGATGCGCGGTTCCACGGCAATGGGGGGCGACGATTCCAGACCGACCCAGCTCAACGGACGACGTGCTTGATCGCACTCTGCGCAGGCCGCTGTGTAGCGATCCTGATCTCTACGCTCACACGCCGCCGCTGAGTGCCCCAGGGCGTTGGCATCTTTGGCGATCGCATTCGCTCGAGGTCGGGCGTCTCGCCGGAGACTTCGGCCGCCCATTTGGCGCAGATGCCCTCTGCCGCCTCATGGGCATCACCCACGACGCAGGCAAACTGACGGACGACGTGCAGCAGGCTCTGCGTCGTCGAGCTGGTGACCACCGTGGCAGGCTCGGTACGCCGCATAAGGTTGAAGGTGCTGCACTGGCTGGGCTCTTGATGGAGGCAGGCAAGGTGGCGGCGGCCAAGGCAATGGCCTTGGCCAACTGGGGCCACCACGGCGGCATCCCTGATTGGGGCGGCAGCGATGCCGCTGAGGCGCTCGGATTCATGCAGGACAATCCCACCTACCTCGACGACTTGGTCGCTCTGGTCGACGACGAAACCTCAACGAATCTGCGGGAGCTCGCATCGTCCGTGGAGTTCCCAGGGTGGATAACGAGCCCTGCTCAACTCGAGATGTTCACCCGCATGTGCCATTCGGCGCTGGTCGATGCGGACTTCCTCGATACAGAAGCACACTTCCGCATGCTGTCAACACCGAGGCAGACCAGCGGGTTTGGGATCGAAAGGTTGCGCGCGACCTTCGAGGCGACGTACGAGCAGCGCTATTCCCCGCCTCCGGGCGGGGCGCCGACCGACCTCGGGCGACTGCGATGGCACTACTTCAACGAGGCACGCAGGGTCGGAGGCAGCACGCCCGCGGTCGGCGGAGCGATCTTTCGTCTTCCCGCGCCTACGGGGAGCGGCAAGACGATGGCGGCCGCCGCCTTCGCACTTGCCCATGCAGCGCGATTCGGCAAGCGCCGTGTCGTGGTCGCGGTGCCGTACACCTCGATCACGACGCAGAACGCGCAGGAGTATCGACATATGTTCCACGAACTCGGCGACGAGGTTGTTCTGGAGCACCACTCCAACATCGTCGACGACGAGGTAGCGGACGACGAGTGGCGCCGATTTGCTGCCGCGAACTGGGACGCCGAGTTCATCGTGACCACGACGGTTCAGCTGCTGGAGTCGTTGTTCTCGAACCGTCCATCGGCCACCCGCAAGCTGCATCGATTGGTGAACTCGGTCGTCGTGATCGACGAGGTGCAGTCGCTCCCGATCGACCTGCTACCGGCCATCTTGCGGATGCTGAAGGAGTTGAGCGCCCACTATGGGGTGACGTTCCTCCTCGCCTCGGCCACGCAACCGGCGTTCTGGAGCCTCGACGAGTGGCGTAACGTCCCGATGGTCGATCTGATGCCTGTCAGCGATGTACCGGTCGTCGCTCGACGTGTCGACTACGACGTGCGCTCCACCCAGCAGTCTTGGGATGAGATCGCCGCCGAGGTCGGTAGCCAAGAGCAGGCTCTCGTCATCGTGAACACCACAGGTGACGCCCAGCGGCTGCATGACACGCTGACGGCTGCTGGAACGTCCGGCCGACCGGTGCGGCATCTGTCTACCCGTATGTACAACGCCCACCGAGCGGCAGTCTTGGACGAGGTCAAGTCGCTCCTGGCCGAGGGCCAGCCCGTGCTGCTGGTCTCGACGCAGCTGATCGAGGCTGGGGTCGATATCGACTTTCCGGTCGTCTATCGCGCGTTGGCGCCTGCCGATTCGATCGTCCAAAGCGCGGGCCGCTGCAATCGCGAGGGACGACTTGCTCAGCTCGGTCGCGTGGTCGTCTTCCATCCCACGGATGGCCATACGCCGGGGGGTCGCTATGCCAGCGCGACCGAGGTCACACGCTCGATGTTCGTTGACTGGGCTGAGCGGGCCGGGGTCCGCGGCGAGAGACCAGCCAAGCTCGGCGACCCGCATTGGATGGAGGAGTACTACCTACGGCTCTACCGCGATCGTTACGGGGCGGCGGCCCGTACAACGGGTGTTGAGATCAATGGGTACCGAGACGACCTCGCTTTCGTGCGGACATGCGAGCGCTTCCAGCTCATCGACGACGTGTCAGTCTCCGTCGTCGTCAACGACGGCGCGGACTCGTCAGGCCGCCTGGACTCCCTGCTCGACGAGCTGCGAAGCCCGGCTCATCTGCTGAGTCGTTCGGACCGGCGGCTGCTGAGCAGCGTCGCTGCCAGCGCACCTGCATGGAGCGTCCATGGCCAGTCAGCTCTGGTCGAGAAGCTGGCCGCCGGCCCGATCCTGTGGACCGGCGGCTACCACCCGCACGTTGGTCTCCTTCTGACGGAGGAGGGCGGTGTGACGGTGTGGTGA
- a CDS encoding XRE family transcriptional regulator, translated as MASELGAFLRARRTDAALQPGQAAVGQRRVSGLRREEVAAAAGISIDYYVRLEQGRERNPSDSVLAAIARVLRLNADAVQHLRTLRDGVPEPTVNTDSSETVARMQLLVDAVRPNPAYVLDRLSTIVAANAEGLALFDGIEELPPQRRSTLRYLLTDPRARTIFLDWEDVVRGAVGHLRAANADDLTEPQLQAFVAELSAESELFAGWWSGHVVHRRRSSTLRILTAEGAVVARRYEILHLPDDRMRMTIWLPPMA; from the coding sequence ATGGCGAGTGAGTTGGGGGCGTTCCTCCGAGCGCGCCGCACCGACGCTGCCCTGCAACCGGGTCAGGCCGCGGTTGGCCAGCGTCGGGTCAGTGGTCTGCGGCGGGAAGAGGTCGCCGCCGCCGCCGGGATCAGCATCGACTACTACGTCCGTCTGGAGCAGGGGCGCGAACGCAACCCCAGCGACTCGGTGCTCGCCGCGATCGCCCGCGTACTCCGGCTGAACGCCGACGCCGTCCAGCACCTCCGTACGCTGCGCGATGGCGTCCCGGAACCGACGGTGAACACGGACTCGTCCGAGACGGTCGCCCGTATGCAGCTGCTGGTCGACGCCGTCCGGCCGAACCCCGCCTACGTGCTGGATCGCCTCAGCACGATTGTCGCCGCCAACGCCGAGGGCCTGGCCCTCTTCGACGGCATTGAGGAGTTGCCGCCGCAGCGGCGCAGCACGCTTCGTTATCTGTTGACTGATCCGCGGGCGCGGACGATCTTCCTTGACTGGGAGGACGTCGTACGCGGGGCGGTCGGTCACCTGCGCGCGGCCAACGCCGACGACCTCACCGAACCGCAGTTGCAGGCGTTCGTCGCGGAGCTCAGCGCCGAGAGTGAGCTGTTCGCGGGTTGGTGGAGCGGTCACGTGGTGCACCGTCGGCGTTCATCGACGTTGCGAATCCTGACCGCAGAGGGCGCCGTGGTCGCGCGCCGCTACGAGATTCTGCACCTTCCCGACGACCGCATGCGCATGACGATCTGGTTGCCGCCAATGGCATAG
- a CDS encoding SRPBCC family protein: protein MPTIRNSVTIQATPDEVWAVLSDMPATRQWLPGVVAARLDGDLRVCTMADGQQVHERISEVSDKERRFRFDHVRVPLPVRESGGTFTTVPAAAGGATVVVETTFEPLDPGSGDQLTSGVRDAFQASLESLRIFVEQGVAWDARSR from the coding sequence ATGCCCACGATTCGCAACAGCGTGACCATCCAGGCCACTCCGGACGAGGTCTGGGCGGTCCTGTCGGACATGCCCGCCACCCGGCAGTGGTTGCCGGGTGTTGTCGCAGCCCGGCTGGACGGCGACCTGCGGGTGTGCACGATGGCCGACGGTCAACAGGTACACGAGCGCATCAGCGAGGTTTCCGACAAGGAACGTCGTTTCCGTTTCGACCACGTGCGGGTGCCTCTGCCGGTCCGTGAGTCCGGCGGCACGTTTACCACCGTCCCGGCGGCCGCTGGCGGCGCGACCGTCGTCGTGGAGACCACCTTCGAGCCGCTCGATCCGGGCAGCGGCGACCAACTCACCTCCGGTGTGCGGGACGCGTTCCAGGCGTCGTTGGAGTCGCTGCGCATCTTCGTCGAGCAGGGCGTTGCCTGGGACGCGCGTTCACGCTGA
- the cas1 gene encoding CRISPR-associated endonuclease Cas1 gives MTAYFLRTLFVHTAGTRLVLDGDSVRALRDGAPPRRLPLNAIDCITVLSGIDVSTPLLTRCAADGRTIAILSRYGKPQAVVEGPDSGRGRLRREQYRAHFDEGRRDDLARSIVDGKIIQMRWAIRQWKRDAAPTEAGLLDATATALNEDREALVGSSRAQVLGVEGAASRRYFSGLAVALKSQDFPGRQRRPALDPINTVLSFLYSMTRLSVHGAVHAAGLDPFCGFLHGDRDSQPSLVLDLMEEFRSAADRVAVSLFNRRQLRDEHFESALTGAVTLSESGRETVMSAWHQHRMQEVRLKAARMPIPNAAIPIVQANLMANAIRSGGVYVGHELVIR, from the coding sequence ATGACTGCGTACTTCCTGCGTACCCTGTTTGTGCACACCGCCGGTACGCGTCTCGTCCTCGACGGGGACTCTGTGCGTGCCCTCCGGGACGGCGCGCCACCTCGGAGACTCCCACTGAATGCGATCGACTGCATCACAGTACTGAGCGGGATAGACGTGTCGACTCCATTGCTCACACGCTGCGCTGCCGACGGCCGGACAATTGCGATCCTCAGCCGGTACGGAAAGCCGCAGGCGGTGGTGGAGGGTCCTGATAGCGGGCGCGGTCGGTTGCGGCGCGAACAGTATCGAGCCCATTTCGACGAGGGACGACGTGACGATCTCGCCAGGTCGATCGTCGACGGAAAGATCATCCAGATGAGGTGGGCGATACGTCAGTGGAAGCGGGACGCTGCGCCGACGGAGGCTGGTCTCCTCGATGCGACGGCGACGGCATTGAACGAGGATCGGGAAGCTTTGGTTGGCTCGTCGCGAGCACAGGTGCTTGGAGTCGAGGGTGCCGCGTCGCGCAGGTATTTCTCGGGCCTAGCCGTGGCCCTCAAGTCACAAGACTTTCCGGGACGTCAGCGTAGGCCAGCTCTCGACCCCATCAACACCGTCCTCTCCTTCTTGTATTCGATGACGCGACTGTCCGTGCATGGCGCGGTGCACGCCGCCGGACTGGATCCGTTCTGCGGCTTCCTTCACGGTGATCGTGACAGTCAGCCGTCACTAGTGCTGGATCTCATGGAAGAGTTCCGTTCTGCCGCAGACCGTGTGGCAGTCTCGCTATTCAACCGGCGACAGCTTCGTGACGAGCACTTCGAGTCAGCGCTTACTGGAGCAGTAACTCTATCGGAGAGTGGTCGCGAGACTGTCATGAGCGCGTGGCATCAACATCGGATGCAGGAAGTCCGCTTGAAGGCGGCGCGGATGCCGATTCCGAATGCGGCGATCCCAATCGTCCAGGCAAACCTGATGGCCAACGCTATTCGCTCTGGCGGGGTATATGTTGGACACGAGTTGGTGATCCGATGA
- the cas5c gene encoding type I-C CRISPR-associated protein Cas5 → MSGSHHSWAEVATGGPFRYSSLKVEASGDLACFTRPELASERVSYPIMTPTAAVGLLSAVFWKPQFRWVVERIDVLKPVKWTTFRRNESGSAITRDHVMRGYLDVDDMVQQRMTTMLRDVSYRIHANVSVHPEADEQDPAKWRDQFLRRVKRGQSFRQPFLGMRELHADVVEAGDSAPVQWDEDLGIMLHSISYDEGTGAEAYDWFEAKVSNGVMEIPRSGLMAERSEGTA, encoded by the coding sequence ATGAGCGGGTCGCATCACAGCTGGGCCGAGGTGGCCACCGGAGGACCGTTCCGGTACTCCAGTCTCAAGGTGGAAGCCAGCGGGGATCTCGCCTGCTTCACGCGCCCGGAGCTGGCCAGCGAGCGGGTGAGCTATCCGATCATGACCCCGACGGCCGCCGTCGGCCTGCTTTCTGCCGTCTTCTGGAAGCCACAGTTCCGTTGGGTGGTTGAGCGCATCGACGTGCTCAAGCCGGTCAAGTGGACCACATTCCGGCGCAACGAGAGCGGCTCGGCGATCACTCGTGACCACGTTATGCGGGGGTACTTGGACGTCGACGACATGGTCCAGCAGCGGATGACGACGATGTTGCGCGACGTCAGCTATCGGATCCACGCCAACGTTAGCGTCCACCCCGAGGCTGATGAACAGGACCCCGCGAAGTGGCGGGATCAGTTCTTGCGACGAGTGAAGCGCGGCCAGTCCTTCCGCCAGCCCTTCCTGGGGATGCGCGAGCTCCATGCCGACGTCGTCGAGGCGGGAGACTCTGCGCCAGTCCAGTGGGACGAGGATCTCGGCATCATGCTGCACTCAATTTCCTACGACGAAGGCACCGGCGCAGAGGCCTACGACTGGTTCGAGGCCAAGGTCAGCAACGGCGTGATGGAGATTCCGCGCAGCGGACTGATGGCCGAACGCAGCGAAGGGACGGCGTAG
- the cas4 gene encoding CRISPR-associated protein Cas4: MAVALVDQEDAWLRLSTLQHFAYCPRQAALLIDGVWADNYLTVQGTAGHEHVDSGKTDYRRGAIVHHRVPLVCHRWRIRGVADAIEQDANGTLMPVEHKRGRGAGDEFPSIVQVVGQALCLEEMLGSTVPEVALYITKERRRDRYRTDDYRTRVIALIEEARVRLRGHIDPIFQARLCTSCSVQNACQPRGAQWR; the protein is encoded by the coding sequence ATAGCTGTGGCGCTCGTCGACCAAGAGGACGCGTGGTTGCGATTGTCCACGCTGCAGCATTTCGCATACTGTCCGCGGCAGGCGGCGTTGCTCATCGACGGCGTGTGGGCGGACAACTACTTGACCGTTCAGGGAACCGCGGGTCATGAGCACGTTGACTCGGGCAAGACTGACTATCGTCGAGGTGCGATCGTCCATCACCGAGTTCCGCTGGTGTGCCACCGCTGGAGGATCCGGGGCGTTGCCGATGCGATTGAGCAGGATGCGAATGGAACCTTGATGCCCGTGGAGCACAAGCGCGGGCGAGGCGCCGGCGACGAGTTCCCGAGTATCGTTCAGGTAGTTGGTCAAGCGCTCTGCCTTGAGGAGATGCTCGGGTCAACCGTCCCGGAGGTGGCGCTGTACATCACCAAGGAACGGCGCCGCGATCGCTACCGGACCGACGACTATCGGACTCGGGTTATCGCTCTAATCGAAGAGGCCCGAGTGCGGCTCCGTGGCCATATTGATCCAATCTTTCAAGCTCGCCTGTGCACGTCGTGCAGTGTGCAGAACGCTTGTCAACCACGCGGAGCGCAGTGGCGATGA
- a CDS encoding SAM-dependent methyltransferase encodes MGREATYTHGHHESVLRSHRWRTAENSAAYVLPHLTRDDHVLDVGAGPGTITADLAQRVRRVTATEVGPDELALAKATAAERGQTNVAFDVADVGALPYEDGTFDVAHAHQVLQHVGDPVQALREMARVTKPGGLVAVRDSDYAAFSWFPRIAELDEWMDLYQRAARANGGEPDAGRRLLSWAHVAGLRDVTATSSTWCFSTPEDREWWGGVWQARILQSAMATQVVTSGMATQDDLERISAGWRRWAEAPDGWFSVLHGEILCHMRL; translated from the coding sequence ATGGGACGCGAGGCCACCTACACCCACGGACACCACGAGTCCGTCCTTCGCTCGCACCGCTGGCGCACCGCGGAGAACTCCGCCGCCTATGTGCTGCCGCATCTGACGCGTGACGACCACGTGCTCGACGTGGGCGCCGGGCCCGGGACGATCACGGCGGACCTCGCCCAGCGCGTACGCCGCGTCACGGCCACCGAAGTCGGGCCGGACGAACTGGCGCTGGCCAAAGCCACCGCCGCCGAGCGCGGCCAGACGAACGTCGCGTTCGATGTGGCCGACGTGGGCGCACTTCCCTACGAGGACGGGACTTTCGACGTGGCGCATGCTCACCAGGTACTCCAGCACGTCGGGGACCCGGTCCAGGCGCTGCGGGAGATGGCACGGGTGACGAAGCCAGGCGGGCTAGTCGCGGTGCGCGACAGCGACTATGCAGCGTTCTCCTGGTTCCCGAGAATCGCGGAACTCGACGAGTGGATGGACCTGTACCAGCGTGCCGCCCGGGCCAACGGCGGCGAGCCCGACGCCGGTCGACGGCTGCTGTCATGGGCGCACGTGGCCGGTCTCAGAGACGTGACCGCGACCTCCAGCACGTGGTGCTTTTCGACGCCCGAGGACCGCGAGTGGTGGGGCGGGGTATGGCAGGCCCGGATCCTGCAGTCGGCGATGGCGACGCAGGTCGTCACCTCCGGGATGGCCACCCAGGATGACCTCGAACGCATCAGTGCCGGCTGGCGACGGTGGGCGGAGGCCCCAGACGGATGGTTCTCCGTCCTCCACGGCGAAATCCTGTGCCACATGAGGCTCTGA
- a CDS encoding transcriptional regulator, with protein MLTQTLRELEADGLVTRTVTPTVPVRVDYELSALGHSLMGVVVEIKRWAESHMDEVKAARTRTSRGSQ; from the coding sequence ATGCTCACCCAGACGCTGCGGGAGTTGGAGGCGGACGGGCTGGTGACCCGGACGGTGACGCCCACGGTGCCGGTCCGGGTGGACTACGAACTGTCTGCGTTGGGCCACAGCCTGATGGGCGTTGTGGTCGAGATCAAGCGGTGGGCGGAGTCTCACATGGACGAGGTGAAGGCGGCCCGCACGCGTACCTCCCGCGGCAGCCAGTGA
- the cas7c gene encoding type I-C CRISPR-associated protein Cas7/Csd2 — MTNMASYTDPTVKHDALLLFEAVDSNPNGDPDNAGKPRTDLETGHGLVSDASLKRKVRDVVQFQVDEGMLSPADRYQIFIRRGVSLNAQLEDAYGALGQATGKGAKADFVAKSAEYMVARYFDVRMFGAVMSTGNASAGKVTGPVTVGIARSQDPVLPIDMGITRTASTQEEKKDNASQMGNKSVVPFGLYVCRVHYQPTRNNQVSEEDLQVLWTSMANMFELTRSAARPDISVRNLFVFSHSTSLGNAPARKLFDSVTIAKVSDLDLPRTSTDYTVTPPAAKSLPDGVTLTTVV, encoded by the coding sequence ATGACTAACATGGCTTCTTACACGGATCCCACCGTCAAGCACGACGCGCTGCTGCTGTTCGAGGCGGTCGACTCCAACCCCAACGGCGACCCCGACAACGCGGGCAAGCCGCGGACCGATCTCGAGACCGGGCATGGCCTTGTGTCTGACGCCAGCCTGAAGCGGAAGGTCCGCGACGTGGTGCAGTTCCAGGTCGACGAGGGGATGCTCTCACCTGCAGATCGCTACCAGATATTCATCCGGCGTGGCGTGTCGCTCAACGCGCAGCTAGAAGACGCGTACGGCGCCCTCGGGCAAGCGACCGGCAAGGGCGCCAAGGCGGACTTTGTCGCGAAGAGCGCCGAATACATGGTCGCGCGCTACTTCGACGTACGGATGTTCGGTGCAGTGATGAGCACAGGCAATGCCTCTGCCGGTAAAGTTACCGGACCGGTGACAGTCGGGATTGCCCGATCGCAGGATCCAGTGTTGCCGATCGACATGGGCATCACGCGTACCGCGTCGACACAAGAGGAGAAGAAGGACAACGCGTCCCAGATGGGAAACAAGTCTGTCGTCCCCTTCGGACTCTACGTCTGTCGGGTCCACTACCAGCCTACGCGGAACAATCAGGTCTCCGAGGAGGATCTTCAGGTCCTCTGGACGAGCATGGCGAACATGTTCGAGCTGACTCGAAGTGCCGCGCGTCCCGACATCTCGGTTCGCAACTTGTTTGTCTTCAGTCACTCGACCTCGCTGGGCAATGCGCCAGCGAGGAAGCTATTCGACAGCGTCACGATCGCCAAGGTGTCCGACCTCGACCTGCCCAGGACGTCGACTGACTACACAGTGACGCCGCCGGCGGCGAAGTCGCTACCGGACGGGGTGACCTTGACAACGGTTGTATAG
- a CDS encoding nuclear transport factor 2 family protein, translated as MLSAEDRWAIGETLSLHGHLFDQGQLDRLHELLTPDIVYDVTDVGGGQLVGIDEVRRAGLELGDGNPLAHHVTNVVITGDSGDEATAISKGLGVMANGTSASCTYLDTLRRTDGGWRLSRRVLLARRIPLNGAYHKSWDADGSRHQSV; from the coding sequence ATGCTGAGTGCTGAAGATCGCTGGGCCATCGGCGAAACGCTGTCGCTGCATGGACATCTCTTCGACCAGGGCCAGCTCGATCGACTGCACGAGCTGCTTACACCCGACATCGTCTACGACGTCACCGACGTCGGGGGTGGGCAGCTGGTGGGAATAGATGAGGTCCGCCGCGCGGGCTTGGAACTCGGCGACGGCAACCCGTTGGCTCACCACGTCACGAACGTGGTGATCACCGGCGACAGCGGCGACGAGGCCACTGCCATATCGAAGGGCTTGGGGGTCATGGCAAATGGGACGTCGGCGAGCTGTACCTACCTCGATACCCTCCGACGCACCGACGGTGGCTGGCGGCTCAGTCGCCGAGTCCTGTTGGCGCGACGGATCCCATTGAACGGCGCGTACCACAAGAGCTGGGATGCCGACGGGTCACGGCATCAGTCAGTATGA
- the cas2 gene encoding CRISPR-associated endonuclease Cas2 — MNVVVAYDVSTATAAGERRLRRVARICEGYGQRVQYSVFEVVCSQTDLAKLVAKLEDEIEPTEDSLRLYPIHGSDLGSVIQLGRRRDIPNEDAWTL, encoded by the coding sequence ATGAATGTTGTCGTCGCCTACGATGTCTCGACCGCTACAGCTGCAGGCGAACGTCGGCTTAGGCGGGTGGCAAGGATCTGTGAAGGTTACGGGCAGCGCGTTCAGTACTCCGTGTTTGAGGTGGTCTGCTCTCAGACAGACTTGGCGAAACTGGTAGCGAAGCTGGAAGATGAGATCGAGCCAACAGAGGATAGCTTGCGGCTCTATCCAATCCACGGCAGCGACCTCGGCAGCGTGATTCAGCTCGGTCGGCGACGTGATATCCCGAATGAGGATGCCTGGACGCTGTGA
- a CDS encoding sigma-70 family RNA polymerase sigma factor gives MTTIDRPDDAPRATIERIVQRHHRELLVHCYRMLGSTEDAEDAVQETLVKAWRRLDSFEGRSSVRAWLYRIATNVCLDALDRRARRILPVALTGPADPQLPPAPDDLDTAWLQPIPDAWLDLPDDEADPSTVVVAREHIELAFVAAVQHLPPRQRAILLLREVIGYSAAETAQLLDTSPAAVNSALQRARRLLDARLPSTALHRPTGDAAGLVQQYVSAWRAADVDALVALMRADADMAMPPTPSWFHGRDSIGVYLRRLFATPFGQALELVPTAANRQPALAVYAPDRTPFAIKVFTVSGSHFSAITGFVSSDVFASFDLPDLAPAAAPYPDLDRRGNDARRPLPN, from the coding sequence ATGACCACCATCGATCGCCCAGACGACGCCCCTCGCGCGACCATCGAGCGGATCGTGCAACGGCACCACCGGGAACTCCTGGTTCATTGCTACCGGATGCTGGGCAGCACCGAGGACGCCGAAGACGCGGTGCAGGAGACGTTGGTCAAGGCGTGGCGCCGTCTCGACAGCTTCGAGGGGCGTTCCTCGGTTCGGGCGTGGCTGTACCGGATCGCCACCAACGTCTGCTTGGACGCGTTGGACCGCCGCGCCCGCCGGATACTCCCTGTCGCCTTGACAGGACCGGCTGACCCGCAGCTGCCGCCGGCGCCGGACGACCTCGACACTGCGTGGCTGCAGCCCATTCCCGATGCCTGGCTCGACCTGCCCGACGACGAGGCGGACCCGTCCACCGTCGTTGTCGCGCGCGAACACATCGAGCTGGCGTTCGTCGCCGCGGTGCAGCATCTACCTCCGAGACAGCGGGCGATACTGCTGCTGCGAGAGGTCATCGGCTACAGCGCCGCGGAAACCGCGCAGTTGCTCGATACGTCGCCAGCCGCCGTGAACAGCGCATTGCAGCGGGCACGCAGGCTCCTCGACGCCCGGCTGCCGAGCACGGCGCTGCACCGCCCGACCGGCGACGCCGCCGGCCTCGTGCAGCAGTACGTGAGCGCGTGGCGAGCGGCCGACGTCGACGCGCTCGTGGCACTCATGCGCGCCGATGCCGATATGGCCATGCCACCGACACCGTCCTGGTTCCACGGTCGCGACAGCATCGGTGTCTACCTGCGGCGATTGTTTGCCACGCCGTTCGGGCAGGCCCTGGAACTGGTGCCCACGGCGGCCAACCGGCAACCCGCCTTGGCGGTGTATGCGCCGGACCGTACGCCGTTCGCTATCAAGGTGTTCACCGTGAGCGGTTCGCACTTCAGTGCCATCACCGGATTCGTTTCATCCGACGTGTTCGCGTCGTTCGACCTCCCCGATCTCGCGCCGGCGGCAGCGCCGTACCCCGACCTCGACAGGCGAGGCAACGACGCGCGACGACCGTTGCCGAACTGA
- a CDS encoding TetR/AcrR family transcriptional regulator, whose translation MSGVSSSCSRSSWPWSKRCPCSDSVSPMAQRSSALSICSSNTGDLPVYVFAKLTGMSPESNSQGRQVGLRPRRADAARNRAVLVQTARSLFDKHGVDVPLDQIAKRAGVGNATLYRHFPSRAELIVAVYASEVEALRQASDDLLEDPDPGQALTSWLLLFVRHIATKQDLALALPDDNERGVLFGAWHATMHDAASQLFARAREAGAVRAGITTTDMLALARGIALTGLPSTQLEALLDMARHGYQAGDEDPPSPIRRGRGV comes from the coding sequence ATGTCGGGTGTAAGCAGCTCGTGCAGTCGATCGAGCTGGCCCTGGTCGAAGAGATGTCCATGCAGCGACAGCGTTTCGCCGATGGCCCAGCGATCTTCAGCACTCAGCATCTGCTCCTCCAATACCGGGGACCTCCCCGTTTATGTCTTCGCTAAGCTAACGGGGATGTCCCCGGAAAGCAACTCGCAAGGACGCCAGGTCGGGCTGCGGCCCCGGCGCGCCGACGCTGCGCGGAACCGAGCGGTACTCGTCCAGACCGCCCGGAGCTTGTTCGACAAGCATGGGGTCGACGTGCCGCTGGACCAGATCGCCAAGCGCGCCGGCGTTGGCAACGCCACCCTCTACCGGCATTTCCCGAGCCGCGCCGAGCTGATCGTGGCCGTCTATGCCAGCGAGGTCGAGGCTCTCCGGCAAGCCAGCGACGATCTCCTCGAAGATCCCGACCCGGGCCAGGCCCTGACCAGCTGGCTACTCCTGTTCGTCCGCCACATCGCCACCAAGCAGGACCTGGCACTGGCTTTGCCAGACGACAACGAACGCGGGGTGCTGTTCGGCGCATGGCACGCCACGATGCACGACGCCGCCTCGCAGCTTTTCGCCCGTGCCCGTGAGGCCGGAGCCGTTCGAGCCGGCATCACGACCACCGACATGCTGGCGCTTGCCAGGGGCATCGCCCTGACTGGCCTGCCGAGCACTCAACTCGAGGCGCTGCTGGACATGGCCCGACATGGCTACCAGGCCGGCGACGAAGACCCGCCGTCGCCGATCCGTCGGGGTCGCGGAGTCTGA